From the Vicinamibacterales bacterium genome, one window contains:
- a CDS encoding ABC transporter permease has protein sequence MTNILAIARKEWRGYFASPIGYVVIGMYAIIFGYFYTVGLSWFLRQSMQGPQMGGGPLNVNQQLIRYVFLNSTVITLLVVPLITMRTYSEEKRSGTIELLMTSPITDFQIVIGKFLGAMSLYAAMLGITVIHIAVLFVYGNPEWKPVVSGYLGLLLLGGAFVSVGLFFSSLTKNQIVAGMFTFAVLLLLWVVDWVGNFLGPVGEKIVTSLSLTGHLEDFLRGVIDSQHLIFYLSFITFGLFLTAKSVDSERWRG, from the coding sequence ATGACGAACATCCTGGCGATTGCGCGCAAGGAATGGCGCGGCTACTTCGCGTCGCCGATCGGCTATGTGGTGATCGGCATGTACGCGATCATCTTCGGGTATTTCTACACCGTCGGCCTCAGCTGGTTCCTGCGCCAGAGCATGCAGGGACCGCAGATGGGCGGCGGACCGCTGAACGTGAACCAGCAGCTGATCCGGTACGTCTTCCTCAACTCCACCGTCATCACGCTCCTCGTGGTCCCGCTGATCACGATGCGGACGTACTCGGAGGAGAAGCGCTCCGGCACAATCGAGCTGCTGATGACCTCGCCGATCACCGACTTCCAGATCGTGATCGGGAAGTTCCTCGGCGCGATGTCGCTGTACGCGGCGATGCTCGGCATCACCGTGATCCACATCGCGGTATTGTTCGTGTACGGGAACCCAGAGTGGAAGCCGGTCGTGTCGGGTTACCTCGGGCTGTTGCTGCTGGGCGGCGCCTTCGTCTCGGTCGGCCTGTTCTTCTCGAGCCTGACCAAGAACCAGATCGTGGCGGGAATGTTCACGTTCGCGGTGCTGCTGCTGCTCTGGGTGGTCGACTGGGTCGGCAATTTCCTCGGTCCGGTCGGCGAGAAGATCGTCACGTCTCTCTCTCTGACGGGTCACCTGGAGGATTTCCTCCGGGGCGTCATCGACAGCCAGCACCTGATCTTCTATCTGAGCTTCATCACCTTCGGTCTGTTCCTGACGGCCAAGTCGGTCGACAGCGAACGGTGGCGGGGGTAG